In Fundulus heteroclitus isolate FHET01 unplaced genomic scaffold, MU-UCD_Fhet_4.1 scaffold_46, whole genome shotgun sequence, a single window of DNA contains:
- the LOC105921832 gene encoding gastrula zinc finger protein XlCGF57.1 translates to MSAFTWEVVDDHFLINKEGNFIPDQNIPNDLERKEQGRLEPRLITELTDEADKQVELFQGTEQIVVKQEMDSVMVTFYQGNNNTEEPQPEPVKEEQVEPSLFHNEEQIVVKQEASYEVLNSKEPQLHQIIQAKDELKSEEGKEEQDDLYINPDEEQLLLKQETKGKDINNKTNQDQLLSTNSSEANNQHKHESNQNKNLYTCKMCGKSFENQSHLADHTRSHSNEKSFACQFCGKVFTKQNNLAVHIRSHTGEKPFSCPTCGKGFTQKGNLSVHMATHTGEKPFSCPTCGKDFTQKSNLHIHMKTHTGEKLFPCELCSKSFSFSCQLANHMRSHTGEKPFLCVVCGKSFSKQNYLTVHMKIHTGEKPFSCTTCGKSFTKQCNLTVHIRCHTGEKPYPCEVCGRSFINKSHLTNHMRTHTCEKPFSCLTCGKSFTKQGNLTDHVRSHTGEKPYPCEVCGKSFVNKSHLTNHLRTHTGEKPYDCKLCGKSFTDCSSIAQHMKTHTGEKPYTCKVCGKSFRNSNHLACHMRTHTGEKPFSCSICGKSFTQKGNLSIHVKTHTGENSNR, encoded by the coding sequence ATGTCGGCGTTTACTTGGGAGGTTGTTGATGATCACTTTCTCATCAACAAGGAGGGGAACTTCATTCCTGATCAGAATATACCCAACGACTTGGAGAGGAAAGAGCAAGGAAGACTAGAACCGAGGCTAATAACAGAGTTGACCGATGAAGCAGACAAACAAGTCGAACTTTTTCAGGGTACAGAACAGATTGTAGTTAAGCAGGAGATGGACAGCGTTATGGTGACTTTTTATCAAGGAAATAACAATACTGAGGAACCACAACCTGAACCAGTCAAGGAAGAACAGGTTGAACCGAGCCTCTTTCACAATGAAGAGCAAATTGTAGTGAAACAGGAGGCTTCTTATGAGGTATTGAACAGTAAAGAACCACAACTTCACCAAATAATACAGGCAAAGGATGAACTGAAATCTGAAGAGGGtaaggaggaacaggatgatCTTTACATTAATCCTGATGAAGAGCAGCTTCTGTTGAAGCAGGAAACTAAGGGAAAAGACattaataacaaaacaaatcagGATCAGCTCCTCTCTACAAACTCATCTGAAGCTAATAATCAACATAAGCATGAAAGCAACCAAAATAAGAATCTGTATACTTGCAAAATGTGTGGGAAATCCTTTGAAAACCAGAGTCATTTGGCTGATCACACAAGAAGTCACTCAAATGAAAAATCGTTTGCGTGTCAGTTTTGTGGAAAAGTCTTtaccaaacaaaacaacttgGCTGTCCACATTAGATCTCACACAGgcgagaagcctttctcatgtcccacttgtggaaaaggttttacGCAAAAAGGAAACTTAAGCGTGCACATGGCAACGCATActggtgagaagcctttctcatgcCCAACTTGTGGAAAAGATTTTACTCAGAAAAGTAACCTGCACATTCACATGAAaacccacacaggtgagaagctgTTTCCCTGTGAGCTGTGCAGCAAATCTTTCAGCTTTAGTTGTCAGCTAGCTAATCATATGAGAAGTCATACTGGTGAAAAGCCCTTTCTTTGTGTGgtgtgtggaaaaagtttctCTAAGCAAAATTACTTAACTGTCcacatgaaaatccacacaggtgagaagcctttttcctgtacaacttgtggaaaaagttttactaAACAGTGTAATTTGACTGTTCACATAAGATGTCACACAGGTGAAAAGCCATATCCTTGTGAAGTGTGTGGTAGATCTTTTATCAACAAAAGCCATTTGACTAATcatatgagaactcacacatGTGAGAAGCCTTTTTCTTGTCTGACCTGTGGAAAGAGTTTCACCAAACAAGGTAACTTGACTGACCACGTAAGaagtcacacaggtgagaagccgtATCCTTGTGAAGTGTGCGGCAAATCTTTTGTCAACAAAAGCCATTTGACAAATCATCTGAGAACTCATACAGGCGAGAAGCCCTACGACTGCAAGCTGTGTGGTAAATCTTTTACAGACTGCAGTAGTATAGCTCAACATATGAAAACCCACACAGGCGAGAAGCCGTATACTTGTAAAGTGTGTGGTAAATCATTCAGAAACAGTAATCATTTGGCATGTCATATGAGAACCCACACTGGCGAAAAACCTTTTTCATGTTCAATCTGTGGAAAAAGCTTTACACAAAAAGGCAACTTGAGTATTCATGTGAAAACTCACACAGGCGAGAACTCCAACAGGtaa